In Paenibacillus hexagrammi, the following are encoded in one genomic region:
- a CDS encoding alpha/beta hydrolase — translation MEDSRYYKRTIVKDEIVSTHLSEARPLRIFLPPGYNELLSYPVVYCQDGEQFFNFGRIATTLTRCILDEGLEPAIVVGVDVDVTTRTSEYAPEGERHAAYLRFFADELIPFIEDRYPARSDRTERILAGDSLGGTVSLHLALNYRSLFCRVISLSGAFFDTTREQLSKETDLSWLELYMLIGLDETEVTTERGTFDFVHENRATRELLEQKKTALHYIEKPGKHIWGFWQQELADALHYFLA, via the coding sequence ATGGAAGACTCAAGATATTACAAAAGAACTATCGTCAAGGACGAGATTGTGTCCACCCATCTAAGTGAAGCTCGCCCGCTCCGCATCTTCCTGCCACCCGGCTATAATGAATTATTATCGTATCCGGTTGTCTACTGTCAGGACGGCGAACAGTTTTTCAATTTTGGCCGAATTGCCACCACGTTAACCCGCTGTATTCTCGATGAAGGACTTGAGCCTGCCATCGTTGTTGGTGTAGACGTGGATGTCACGACCAGAACCTCCGAGTACGCTCCTGAAGGAGAACGACATGCTGCATATCTCCGTTTTTTTGCCGATGAGCTGATTCCATTTATCGAAGACCGCTATCCTGCACGCTCAGACCGAACGGAACGCATTCTCGCCGGCGACTCTCTGGGAGGGACCGTCTCTTTGCATCTTGCCTTAAATTATCGTAGCCTATTTTGCAGGGTTATATCCTTATCAGGCGCATTTTTCGACACAACCCGAGAACAACTTAGTAAGGAAACGGATCTATCATGGCTTGAGCTGTATATGTTAATTGGGCTGGATGAAACAGAAGTGACGACCGAACGGGGTACCTTTGATTTTGTCCATGAAAACAGGGCAACACGAGAGCTGCTGGAACAGAAAAAAACCGCGCTTCACTATATCGAGAAGCCCGGCAAGCATATTTGGGGATTCTGGCAGCAGGAGCTGGCTGATGCTCTGCATTATTTTCTAGCCTGA
- a CDS encoding lipoyl protein ligase domain-containing protein, with product MMTVDYVLPPDTMIWDRSGITDRLDILTAFALEELLCRTVGQGASPLVHIWRHPRAFVMGLRDSRLPQASAAAEWLQSQGYVTAVRNSGGAAVPLDLGVVNVSLILPKPAGDMEHRKDFELMVSLLRKVMGSLSQAIDQGEIIGSFCPGEFDLSVGGKSFAGSRSEGSSMPFPFKPSSLLKEKGKRKPCLPGDFTKELQEERRKGIILKFRRKVWRALRSVSVNL from the coding sequence ATGATGACAGTTGACTATGTATTGCCGCCGGATACGATGATTTGGGACAGGTCCGGAATAACCGACCGATTGGATATCTTAACTGCTTTTGCATTAGAGGAGCTTTTATGCCGGACAGTAGGGCAAGGAGCATCTCCGTTAGTTCACATATGGCGTCATCCCCGGGCATTTGTAATGGGACTTAGGGACAGCCGATTACCGCAAGCATCAGCCGCGGCTGAATGGCTCCAAAGCCAAGGGTATGTTACAGCAGTCCGCAATTCGGGAGGAGCCGCCGTACCGCTCGACTTGGGCGTGGTAAATGTGTCCTTGATTTTGCCAAAGCCAGCCGGGGATATGGAGCACCGTAAGGACTTCGAGCTGATGGTTAGTCTGCTGAGAAAGGTTATGGGCAGTTTGTCTCAAGCGATCGACCAGGGTGAAATTATCGGATCTTTTTGTCCCGGAGAATTTGATTTGAGTGTAGGCGGTAAAAGTTTTGCGGGATCGCGCAGCGAAGGCAGCAGCATGCCATTTCCGTTCAAGCCTTCATCATTGTTGAAGGAAAAGGGGAAGAGAAAGCCTTGCTTGCCAGGGGATTTTACGAAAGAGCTGCAGGAGGAGCGAAGGAAGGGGATTATCCTGAAGTTTCGCAGGAAAGTATGGCGAGCCTTGAGGAGTGTCTCGGTAAACCTGTAA
- a CDS encoding ATP-binding protein encodes MIEKLKENVAIRRELHRTEKLAVLSELAASVAHEIRNPMTVARGFMQVLNQAQVSESKKQIYTAMVIEEIDRAQSIINDYLSFAKPQAETLESIDISSLIQKLMNLISPYASLRDVQIKVQFEPGLWIHGHLEKMIQCLVNITKNGIEAMPKGGTLQLRGYRQNGRVILEIHDDGVGMTHEQIDQLGTPFYSTKHKGTGLGMMVSYRIIKNLSGEISVTSQLNKGTCFKISLPAVVIRS; translated from the coding sequence TTGATTGAAAAGCTCAAGGAAAACGTCGCGATCCGCAGAGAGCTCCATCGGACAGAAAAGCTTGCCGTCCTAAGCGAATTAGCCGCATCTGTCGCCCATGAAATTCGAAATCCGATGACCGTTGCACGAGGCTTCATGCAGGTACTTAATCAGGCTCAAGTTTCTGAATCTAAAAAGCAGATCTATACGGCAATGGTCATTGAAGAGATTGACCGTGCGCAAAGCATCATCAACGACTATCTTTCATTCGCCAAGCCTCAAGCTGAAACGCTGGAAAGCATCGATATTTCATCTTTGATACAAAAGTTGATGAATCTCATCTCTCCCTATGCGTCACTCAGGGACGTTCAAATCAAGGTTCAGTTCGAGCCTGGCCTGTGGATTCACGGCCATCTTGAAAAGATGATTCAATGTCTAGTCAATATTACGAAAAACGGGATCGAAGCCATGCCAAAAGGAGGAACTCTGCAATTAAGAGGGTATCGGCAGAACGGACGCGTTATTCTGGAAATCCACGATGACGGCGTCGGCATGACTCACGAGCAGATCGATCAGTTAGGCACACCTTTCTATTCAACCAAGCATAAGGGAACTGGTCTGGGTATGATGGTGTCCTATCGAATCATCAAAAATCTCAGCGGCGAGATCTCCGTCACCAGCCAGTTGAACAAAGGCACCTGCTTTAAGATCTCACTTCCTGCTGTTGTCATCCGCAGCTAG
- a CDS encoding peptidoglycan D,D-transpeptidase FtsI family protein: protein MNLSAREKRRVFLSLLLIIAAILMMYAKLFWIQVAASESYTSRDVNLVKNSVIQRQRALVLDSGRGEIYDRNMESFTGAPQRALVVFPIDQNSWGNIAQIAQLAKLLGIQPNTWVSYMKSLKEPQFWSPSSSVPFRLTKQMEQQLTALSLPYLKIVDRENRYPGNMTAKQLIGYTAQNPERIEAEYAIDLASGKLQLNSKLGESGLEKSFDYWLRGIGETSISYFTDGGKRPLSGLDARLIAPDNPYYPVKLVTTLDKSIQDQIEAFMDSMHIKEGAVVVQDVEQGDVIAMASRPDFNPLQVDLSSSSWSNHALKAIAPGSIFKTVVAAAALEEGVVDEHETFDCEGALGKYGFTCWRKEGHGPLTLEEGYAESCNIVFAKVMQRLTVEQLEKYASKLGLLIDNGWEGKAGTPEKLKQFDQEEAGHLFDARTPIHDEGVLMQTAIGQRDVRVTPLQASNMVVTLLHNGKSLSPRIVQSIRYSTDRVMEDFPVHQLDTEEGSISAKTSRKLLSWMRDVVTEGTGTGLQKAAWHLAGKSGTAQVEIGKQEKINQWFVGYGPVENPKYAVSVVVENVDPSASTKSIPLFKGVMDILAADDNSRK, encoded by the coding sequence ATGAACTTGTCTGCTCGTGAGAAACGCAGAGTATTCCTGAGTCTGCTGCTAATTATCGCAGCAATCTTGATGATGTATGCCAAGTTGTTTTGGATTCAGGTTGCTGCTTCAGAAAGCTATACATCACGTGATGTTAACCTTGTTAAGAATTCCGTCATTCAGAGGCAGCGAGCACTTGTATTGGACAGTGGGCGCGGAGAGATCTATGACAGAAATATGGAATCCTTTACCGGGGCGCCGCAGCGGGCTTTGGTTGTTTTTCCGATTGATCAGAATTCATGGGGGAATATAGCGCAGATTGCACAGCTTGCGAAACTATTAGGCATACAACCAAATACATGGGTGAGCTACATGAAATCGCTCAAGGAGCCTCAGTTTTGGAGCCCATCTTCCTCCGTTCCGTTTCGGTTAACCAAACAGATGGAGCAGCAGCTTACAGCTCTGAGTCTTCCATACTTGAAAATCGTAGACAGGGAGAACCGCTATCCGGGTAATATGACGGCTAAGCAGTTAATTGGTTATACGGCACAGAACCCTGAACGCATCGAAGCTGAATATGCCATTGATCTTGCTAGCGGCAAGCTGCAGTTGAACAGCAAGCTTGGAGAATCCGGACTTGAGAAATCTTTCGACTATTGGCTTCGCGGTATCGGAGAAACTTCTATCTCCTATTTTACAGATGGAGGCAAAAGGCCTTTATCCGGACTGGATGCCCGGCTGATAGCACCAGACAACCCATACTATCCCGTGAAGCTCGTGACAACATTGGATAAATCCATACAGGATCAGATTGAGGCTTTCATGGACAGCATGCATATCAAAGAAGGAGCGGTTGTTGTCCAGGATGTTGAGCAAGGGGATGTCATCGCTATGGCAAGCCGACCTGATTTTAACCCTCTGCAGGTTGATCTATCCAGTAGTAGCTGGAGTAATCATGCGCTTAAGGCGATTGCGCCTGGTTCTATTTTCAAAACGGTGGTTGCCGCTGCCGCGTTGGAGGAAGGGGTGGTAGATGAGCATGAGACGTTTGACTGTGAAGGTGCCTTAGGCAAATACGGGTTTACTTGCTGGAGGAAGGAGGGGCACGGCCCCCTGACGCTCGAGGAGGGCTACGCAGAGTCCTGCAATATTGTTTTTGCCAAGGTTATGCAGCGGCTTACTGTCGAACAACTGGAGAAATACGCGAGCAAATTAGGCTTGCTTATCGATAATGGGTGGGAAGGTAAGGCGGGAACACCGGAAAAGCTCAAGCAATTCGACCAGGAGGAAGCGGGTCATCTATTTGATGCCAGAACTCCTATTCATGATGAGGGGGTACTGATGCAGACGGCGATTGGACAGCGTGATGTTCGTGTCACCCCACTCCAGGCCTCTAATATGGTGGTCACCCTGCTTCACAACGGGAAGAGCTTGTCTCCTAGAATTGTGCAATCCATTCGCTACAGTACGGACCGTGTGATGGAAGATTTTCCGGTGCATCAGCTAGATACAGAAGAGGGAAGCATCTCGGCGAAAACAAGCCGTAAGCTCTTGAGCTGGATGAGAGATGTAGTAACAGAAGGGACAGGTACAGGCTTGCAAAAAGCTGCTTGGCATTTGGCAGGCAAATCGGGTACTGCGCAAGTGGAGATTGGCAAGCAGGAAAAAATCAATCAATGGTTTGTCGGTTACGGCCCTGTAGAGAATCCGAAATATGCCGTATCGGTTGTTGTAGAAAATGTGGACCCCTCTGCGAGTACCAAGTCCATTCCGCTTTTCAAAGGTGTGATGGATATTCTAGCTGCGGATGACAACAGCAGGAAGTGA
- a CDS encoding methyl-accepting chemotaxis protein has translation MQLSSEQQAVEKGSFTNKDDHMIAYYHSQVSGWYLVGDIPVSTLVKEAKSIFNVTIIIAIISGIVAILIGLFVARMIGRPLINLRNLMQQGAQGKLTVRANYKSQDEIGQLGASFDLMMQQITALVQQTSSSAQQVFETATELSNSSKVTATAAREIAVATDEISNGAGGLATESERGNELTHHIGEQMKQVIEANLEMGTAAADVQSSSEQGTRYMTELIGKTNLTEEMIRSMVNKVDRLKDSTRSIRKILEVLNNLTKQTNILSLNATIEAARAGAAGKGFMVVADEIRKLADQSRQSIDIVGQTTETIQTEIDETVKALSEATPIFQEQIQAVKEADLIFKQVTNHMGGFIGQLSAVSDSISSLEQSQVVLSDAMTNVSAVAEESLATSEEVASLSSEQLGISEGLVKLSEKLDQLSKTLNESLSKFEIE, from the coding sequence ATGCAGCTTTCTTCGGAGCAGCAGGCTGTGGAAAAAGGCTCCTTTACGAATAAAGACGATCATATGATTGCTTATTACCACTCTCAAGTATCCGGTTGGTATTTGGTAGGTGATATCCCAGTTAGTACGCTTGTTAAAGAAGCGAAGAGCATCTTTAATGTAACGATTATCATTGCAATAATCTCTGGTATCGTAGCAATTTTAATTGGATTGTTTGTAGCCAGAATGATCGGAAGACCGCTGATTAATCTTCGTAATTTGATGCAGCAGGGCGCACAGGGTAAGCTCACTGTAAGAGCGAACTACAAGTCTCAAGATGAAATCGGACAATTAGGCGCAAGCTTCGATTTGATGATGCAGCAGATCACAGCGCTCGTTCAACAGACCAGCTCTTCAGCACAGCAGGTGTTTGAAACAGCAACTGAGCTTTCTAATTCATCGAAAGTTACAGCAACGGCAGCCCGTGAGATTGCAGTAGCAACGGATGAGATCTCCAACGGGGCTGGTGGGCTTGCTACTGAATCCGAACGAGGCAATGAGTTAACGCACCATATCGGTGAGCAGATGAAACAAGTGATTGAAGCGAATCTGGAGATGGGTACGGCAGCAGCTGATGTTCAGAGCTCAAGTGAGCAAGGAACCAGATATATGACCGAACTCATTGGCAAAACAAACCTGACTGAAGAAATGATTCGCTCCATGGTTAACAAAGTAGACCGACTCAAAGACAGCACTCGTTCAATCCGTAAGATCTTGGAAGTTTTGAACAATCTTACGAAACAAACGAATATTCTCTCGTTGAACGCTACAATCGAAGCTGCACGTGCAGGTGCTGCCGGTAAAGGTTTCATGGTCGTTGCCGATGAAATTCGCAAGCTGGCCGATCAATCCCGTCAATCGATTGATATTGTAGGTCAAACAACAGAGACGATCCAAACGGAAATTGACGAAACGGTCAAGGCTCTTTCCGAGGCAACACCGATTTTCCAAGAACAGATTCAAGCAGTGAAAGAAGCTGACCTGATCTTTAAGCAAGTAACTAATCACATGGGCGGCTTTATCGGCCAGCTTAGCGCGGTTAGCGACTCCATCAGCTCGCTAGAGCAATCCCAGGTTGTTCTCTCTGATGCGATGACGAATGTCAGTGCAGTTGCAGAAGAGTCACTGGCAACATCCGAGGAAGTGGCTTCCTTGAGCTCTGAGCAGCTGGGTATCAGCGAAGGCTTGGTCAAATTGTCCGAGAAGCTGGATCAGCTATCGAAGACTTTGAACGAATCTCTTTCCAAGTTTGAAATAGAATAA
- a CDS encoding cache domain-containing protein: protein MKSGLEKITSTLAKLGKSCLNVIRKVKWGRWFSKDSKINGVIKEMKLGEKSKNVSSAAWKEMRQMKLENPVKSVGMKLFFMFFFSILIGVLAVGLVSYSISKGVIKNKVSDSSVQTITQAGQKMDFLFSTFDDTTLQIMLNKDIQDLLDKQTGLDKGSYEYLDLTRQLSDKLNTVIFSNKSIKSLHMYRPDGTLIIISGAGGSTLAGNVDEQDWFKKIMDANGKVVWLDSKTTGYSSNSSNTFAVGRVMRNTLTNSTSGILVLELSTELLSKEVSGISLGREAVWCSSTPPISSLQQQITREWEKILLCSFLRSSRLWKKAPLRIKTII from the coding sequence ATGAAGAGTGGACTTGAGAAGATCACTTCAACTTTAGCGAAACTGGGAAAGTCCTGTTTAAACGTCATTCGTAAAGTAAAGTGGGGTCGATGGTTCAGTAAGGATTCCAAGATTAATGGAGTCATCAAGGAAATGAAGCTTGGTGAAAAGTCGAAAAATGTCAGTTCTGCTGCTTGGAAGGAAATGAGGCAGATGAAGCTGGAAAATCCAGTGAAATCTGTAGGAATGAAGCTCTTTTTCATGTTCTTTTTCAGTATCTTGATTGGTGTTTTGGCTGTGGGCTTGGTTTCCTACTCAATCTCTAAAGGTGTCATTAAGAACAAAGTTTCGGACTCTAGCGTACAGACGATTACGCAAGCAGGTCAAAAAATGGACTTTTTATTCTCAACATTTGATGATACGACCTTGCAAATTATGCTGAACAAAGATATTCAGGATTTGCTTGATAAGCAAACGGGTCTGGATAAGGGATCTTATGAGTACTTGGATCTGACTAGACAGCTGTCAGATAAGCTGAATACAGTAATTTTCTCGAATAAATCGATTAAATCGCTGCATATGTACCGTCCGGATGGCACTTTAATCATTATTTCAGGAGCTGGCGGCAGTACATTAGCAGGTAATGTGGATGAACAAGACTGGTTTAAGAAAATCATGGATGCCAACGGCAAAGTTGTTTGGTTGGACAGTAAGACAACTGGCTATTCCTCCAATTCATCTAACACGTTCGCAGTCGGCAGAGTTATGCGTAATACGTTGACCAATTCTACATCTGGTATACTTGTATTGGAATTAAGCACAGAATTGCTTAGTAAAGAAGTTAGCGGCATCTCTCTTGGGAGGGAAGCAGTGTGGTGCTCATCAACTCCTCCAATAAGTTCATTGCAACAGCAGATAACAAGGGAATGGGAGAAGATTCTCCTATGCAGCTTTCTTCGGAGCAGCAGGCTGTGGAAAAAGGCTCCTTTACGAATAAAGACGATCATATGA
- a CDS encoding peptidase U32 family protein: MKKPELIVSCGSLEETKRLIDAGADAVLVGEEKYGLRLPGNIGLSDMQVAVEWAHARGAKVYAAVNNIFDNDTLDGLTAYIEQLHLIGVDALVFGDPAVLMIVRSLGKTIKLHWNAEMTSTNYATANYWGSQGASRVVLARELNMEQVLECKQHTDLEVEVQVHGITNIYHSKRELVKNYMKHQGRDHAVIEDRSKERGLFLIEHERRDQRYPVYEDINGTHIMSSEDICMLENLPELIDGGVDSLKIDGLLKPLAYNEEVVKKYRMVIDRYTESPDTFEFQDEWLDEIRRLQNPDRELSYGFFYKEQVY; the protein is encoded by the coding sequence ATGAAAAAACCGGAGTTAATTGTGAGCTGCGGATCATTGGAAGAAACCAAAAGATTGATTGATGCTGGGGCTGATGCAGTCCTAGTGGGGGAAGAGAAATATGGTCTGAGGCTGCCGGGGAATATCGGGCTTTCCGATATGCAGGTAGCGGTAGAGTGGGCGCATGCACGCGGCGCCAAGGTTTATGCAGCAGTCAATAATATTTTCGATAACGATACATTGGACGGCTTGACGGCTTATATCGAACAATTACACCTTATCGGTGTCGATGCGCTCGTCTTCGGAGATCCGGCTGTACTCATGATTGTGAGAAGCCTGGGTAAGACAATTAAGCTGCATTGGAATGCCGAAATGACCTCCACCAATTACGCCACAGCGAATTATTGGGGCTCGCAGGGAGCTTCGAGGGTCGTACTGGCCAGAGAGCTGAACATGGAGCAGGTGCTGGAGTGTAAACAGCATACCGATCTCGAGGTGGAGGTACAGGTGCATGGCATCACGAATATCTACCACTCCAAACGTGAATTGGTCAAAAATTATATGAAGCATCAGGGACGAGATCATGCCGTCATAGAAGATCGTTCGAAAGAAAGAGGCCTATTCCTCATTGAGCATGAGCGCCGCGACCAGCGTTATCCTGTTTATGAGGATATCAATGGTACCCATATCATGAGCTCGGAAGATATTTGTATGCTGGAAAACTTGCCGGAGCTTATCGACGGTGGTGTGGACAGCTTGAAGATCGATGGACTGCTTAAACCGTTAGCCTATAACGAGGAAGTAGTGAAGAAATATCGAATGGTCATCGATAGGTACACGGAAAGCCCGGATACTTTCGAATTCCAGGACGAGTGGCTGGATGAGATTCGAAGACTCCAGAATCCGGATCGAGAGTTGTCTTACGGCTTCTTTTATAAAGAACAGGTTTATTGA
- the mltG gene encoding endolytic transglycosylase MltG yields MEQWLDESNELEAPKRKKWKLMLLLIGLLLILLIGGAVGTGLYITSALKPLPTSEQEVRIVIPQGAGSKQIAGLLESTGIIKNSFMFTYYLKYKKEGSRFQAGEYSMKPGITIDQIIDKLNKGDVVKEEMIRITIPEGYTIQQIAEKLGTQPGWSTEAFLAEVDKPGEFQSEAVSSLPDNPEIKHRLEGYLFPETYEFKKGTTEQEFIERSLQELDKKLSSLPSDWKEKLTSRHLTMHQMLTIASLIEREVVVDEERALVSGVITNRLNQNMPLQIDATVQYLLDKPKERLLEKDLQIQSPYNTYLHPGLPPGPIASPSLASIKAALYPEDTKYLFYVTKKDGSQGHLFAETYEQHKKNIEASKKMAN; encoded by the coding sequence GTGGAACAATGGTTAGATGAAAGTAATGAGCTTGAAGCACCCAAACGTAAGAAATGGAAGCTGATGCTTCTCCTGATAGGACTGCTTCTCATTTTGCTGATAGGAGGCGCAGTGGGAACCGGCTTGTATATAACAAGCGCCCTGAAGCCGCTTCCGACATCCGAACAAGAGGTTCGGATTGTCATACCGCAAGGAGCGGGCTCGAAGCAGATCGCAGGCTTATTGGAGTCGACCGGGATTATCAAGAACTCATTCATGTTTACCTATTACTTGAAGTACAAGAAAGAAGGCTCCAGGTTCCAAGCAGGAGAGTATAGTATGAAGCCCGGCATAACGATCGATCAGATTATTGACAAGCTGAATAAAGGTGATGTTGTGAAGGAAGAAATGATCCGTATCACCATTCCCGAAGGATATACGATTCAGCAAATCGCGGAAAAGCTGGGTACCCAGCCGGGCTGGAGCACGGAAGCCTTTCTTGCAGAAGTGGACAAGCCGGGGGAATTCCAATCGGAGGCAGTATCCTCTCTGCCAGACAATCCGGAGATCAAGCATCGCTTGGAGGGATACCTGTTTCCGGAAACCTATGAGTTTAAAAAAGGGACCACGGAGCAAGAGTTTATCGAACGATCGCTTCAAGAGCTGGATAAGAAGCTGAGCTCCCTTCCTTCCGATTGGAAAGAGAAGCTTACCTCACGCCATTTGACCATGCATCAGATGTTAACGATCGCATCACTGATTGAACGCGAAGTGGTGGTGGATGAGGAAAGAGCGCTGGTCTCTGGTGTCATTACGAACAGGTTGAATCAAAATATGCCGCTCCAAATTGATGCAACGGTCCAGTATTTGTTGGACAAGCCGAAAGAACGGCTATTGGAAAAAGATCTGCAGATACAAAGCCCTTATAATACGTATTTGCATCCAGGCCTGCCGCCGGGACCGATTGCAAGCCCTAGTCTGGCATCAATCAAGGCAGCACTGTATCCAGAGGATACCAAATATTTGTTTTATGTTACGAAGAAGGACGGCTCCCAAGGACATCTATTTGCTGAAACCTATGAACAGCATAAGAAAAATATAGAAGCAAGTAAGAAAATGGCGAATTGA
- a CDS encoding DUF1292 domain-containing protein produces MSVTPTSVLRNAYGNDIILFDEQDESTVFHLLKEFVHDNVTYAVLQSDELKKDDEIAIFRVVPGADEQYELETIEDDDEWETVSELYDEMMFPLKDDM; encoded by the coding sequence ATGAGTGTAACGCCTACATCCGTGTTGCGCAATGCATATGGGAATGATATCATTTTGTTCGATGAGCAAGACGAGTCGACAGTTTTTCATCTTCTTAAAGAATTCGTTCATGACAATGTTACATATGCGGTTCTGCAATCCGACGAGCTGAAGAAGGACGATGAAATCGCCATCTTCCGAGTCGTTCCAGGTGCAGATGAGCAGTATGAACTGGAAACGATCGAGGACGATGATGAATGGGAGACCGTCTCTGAGCTTTATGATGAGATGATGTTCCCGTTAAAGGATGACATGTAA
- a CDS encoding DUF1292 domain-containing protein, whose amino-acid sequence MSKEELREEEPEIIFIPDDEGNEEEFEVIMKFEVDGSDKKYMMVVPLDGSEEETEEVYAFRYEEDEDGEDLKLFTIEDEEEWNVVEETFNTLMAEFEEDDEA is encoded by the coding sequence ATGTCCAAAGAAGAATTACGTGAAGAAGAGCCGGAAATTATTTTTATCCCGGATGACGAAGGCAACGAGGAAGAGTTCGAAGTCATCATGAAATTCGAAGTGGACGGTTCCGACAAGAAGTATATGATGGTCGTTCCGCTCGACGGCAGTGAAGAAGAGACTGAAGAAGTCTATGCGTTCCGTTACGAAGAAGATGAAGACGGCGAAGACTTGAAGCTCTTCACGATCGAGGACGAAGAAGAGTGGAATGTTGTTGAAGAAACGTTCAACACGTTGATGGCTGAATTTGAAGAGGACGATGAAGCATGA
- the ruvX gene encoding Holliday junction resolvase RuvX, with protein MRWMGLDYGDKTIGVALSDELGWTAQGLEVINRRKPEQDMERLSAIVSQYNVTEVVVGLPKNMNNTIGPRGEIAIAFSEELQHRLNLPVHLWDERLTTVAATRTLLEADVSRKKRKQVIDKMAAALILQGYMDANMKR; from the coding sequence ATGAGATGGATGGGCTTGGATTACGGGGACAAAACAATCGGAGTAGCGCTAAGTGATGAGCTTGGCTGGACGGCCCAAGGACTTGAGGTCATTAACCGCCGCAAGCCCGAACAAGATATGGAACGCTTGTCGGCTATTGTCAGTCAATATAACGTCACCGAAGTTGTCGTCGGATTACCGAAAAATATGAATAATACGATTGGACCGCGTGGTGAAATTGCCATCGCATTTTCTGAGGAATTACAGCACAGACTAAATCTACCTGTACACTTGTGGGATGAAAGGCTGACAACGGTTGCGGCGACAAGAACGCTGCTTGAAGCTGATGTCAGCCGTAAGAAAAGGAAGCAGGTTATTGATAAAATGGCCGCTGCCTTGATCCTGCAAGGGTATATGGATGCTAATATGAAGAGGTGA
- a CDS encoding IreB family regulatory phosphoprotein, producing MSSMDKTMKFNVKAEEIETSPREVLLAVYDALQEKGYNPINQIVGYLLSGDPAYIPRHNNARSLIRKRERDELIEELVRSYLGQHK from the coding sequence ATGAGTTCCATGGATAAAACAATGAAGTTCAATGTCAAGGCTGAGGAAATCGAGACTTCACCGAGAGAAGTGCTACTAGCGGTTTACGATGCTCTTCAGGAAAAGGGGTATAATCCGATCAATCAGATTGTCGGTTACTTACTTTCTGGAGACCCGGCGTACATTCCTCGTCACAACAATGCTCGCAGCTTGATTCGCAAACGGGAGCGGGATGAATTGATTGAAGAATTGGTACGCTCTTATCTAGGCCAGCATAAATAG